In Sphingobacterium sp. PCS056, the following proteins share a genomic window:
- a CDS encoding Crp/Fnr family transcriptional regulator, whose translation MTKIDLDQAQVQILHIFNSIYPMSEALEKSIRQQSKLTTFNKKAHLLQFNEVNKSIYFILQGCVRTYYLNDDGEEHTSWLLTEGELAISVYSFYSQQKSFEAIEALEDCVTLELTHTALSHLYQQHLEFNVIGRYLTEQYYIESESKANALRMLSAKERYQELILRKPQILRRVPLGYIASYLGITQSTLSRIRAKI comes from the coding sequence ATGACAAAAATTGATCTTGACCAAGCGCAAGTACAGATTCTGCATATCTTTAATAGTATTTACCCCATGAGTGAAGCGCTTGAAAAGAGCATTCGCCAGCAGAGTAAGCTTACTACATTTAACAAAAAAGCGCATTTATTGCAATTCAACGAAGTCAATAAATCGATATATTTTATCTTGCAGGGTTGCGTGAGGACCTATTATCTGAATGATGATGGCGAGGAACATACCTCTTGGCTGCTGACCGAAGGGGAACTCGCCATATCAGTATATAGTTTTTATAGTCAGCAAAAAAGTTTTGAAGCCATTGAAGCTTTAGAGGACTGTGTTACCTTGGAACTGACGCATACCGCACTTTCCCATCTCTATCAGCAGCATCTGGAGTTTAATGTTATAGGACGGTACCTCACGGAGCAATATTATATCGAAAGCGAAAGTAAAGCTAATGCGCTACGTATGCTTTCGGCAAAAGAAAGATATCAGGAATTGATCCTTAGAAAACCTCAAATTCTAAGACGTGTGCCCCTAGGTTACATCGCATCCTATTTAGGAATAACGCAATCTACCCTAAGCAGGATTCGAGCGAAGATCTAA
- the fabF gene encoding beta-ketoacyl-ACP synthase II, with translation MKRVVITGLGTINPLGNDVDTFWKNSLEGKNNTGIISRFDASKFRTQIASEIKDFEPQKYLDRNEIKRSDLFTQYALYSASQALEDSGLDISIIDPFDIGVIWGVGQGGMETFETEVENYVTGNYIPRFSPFFVPRLIVNMASGMISMKFGLQGINYTTVSACATANTAIMDAFNYIRMGKAKVFVSGGSEAPITAASVGGFAAMKAMSTRNEDPKTASRPFDKNRDGFVMGEGAGALILEEYEHAKKRGAKIYAELVGASMTADAYHMTSPHPEGIGAAKAMQLAMEEAKLNFSDLDYLNLHATSTPVGDIAELKAVEKTFKGSKNLWVSATKSMTGHLLGAAGAIEAILAIKSITDNIIPPTINIEELDTDIPETIQIVKNKPMEKIIKTAMSNAFGFGGHNATLVFRNI, from the coding sequence ATGAAACGAGTTGTCATAACAGGTTTAGGTACCATCAATCCATTGGGAAATGATGTAGACACCTTTTGGAAAAACAGCCTGGAAGGAAAAAACAATACGGGCATTATTTCCCGTTTTGATGCGTCCAAATTTCGCACCCAAATTGCATCCGAAATAAAAGATTTTGAGCCCCAAAAATACTTGGATCGTAACGAAATAAAACGAAGCGATTTATTTACGCAGTACGCCTTATACAGTGCCTCGCAAGCTTTGGAAGATTCGGGTTTAGATATTTCCATCATCGATCCATTCGACATTGGCGTGATTTGGGGAGTAGGACAAGGCGGAATGGAAACTTTTGAAACAGAAGTTGAAAATTACGTAACTGGGAATTATATCCCCCGATTCAGCCCATTTTTTGTGCCCAGATTGATTGTTAATATGGCTTCAGGAATGATTTCGATGAAATTTGGTTTACAGGGTATCAATTATACCACGGTCTCAGCTTGCGCCACAGCCAATACAGCGATTATGGATGCGTTTAATTACATCCGCATGGGCAAAGCAAAAGTCTTTGTGAGCGGTGGTTCCGAAGCGCCCATTACCGCAGCTTCGGTAGGTGGTTTTGCTGCAATGAAAGCGATGAGCACGAGAAATGAAGACCCGAAAACAGCCAGTCGTCCGTTTGATAAAAATCGCGATGGTTTTGTGATGGGAGAAGGAGCTGGAGCGTTGATTTTGGAAGAATATGAGCATGCCAAAAAGCGCGGAGCCAAAATTTATGCCGAATTGGTGGGGGCGTCCATGACTGCAGATGCATACCATATGACATCGCCACATCCTGAGGGTATAGGAGCCGCAAAAGCCATGCAGCTTGCCATGGAAGAAGCAAAACTCAATTTTTCGGATTTGGATTATTTAAATTTGCACGCCACCTCCACACCTGTTGGCGACATTGCAGAACTAAAAGCCGTAGAAAAAACGTTCAAAGGTTCCAAAAATTTGTGGGTCAGTGCCACCAAATCCATGACCGGCCATTTGTTGGGAGCAGCTGGAGCAATTGAAGCTATTTTAGCTATAAAATCGATTACTGACAATATCATTCCGCCAACCATCAATATTGAAGAACTGGATACGGACATTCCAGAAACTATTCAAATTGTCAAAAACAAACCCATGGAAAAGATCATCAAAACCGCGATGAGCAACGCTTTTGGATTTGGTGGACACAATGCTACTTTGGTTTTTCGTAACATCTAA
- a CDS encoding PaaI family thioesterase: MSPLEIMKSCIGQEFTASPSPFMHWLNPIVKSVETGALEFEYRIRPEWLNPIGNLHGGVTAAIVDDVLGATMFSLNEAYFYTTINNVIDYFSTAKSGETIIAKTLIIKKGRQFINAECEIWNADKTRLIAKGSSNLFKTEIKKNT; encoded by the coding sequence ATGAGTCCATTAGAAATAATGAAATCCTGTATCGGTCAAGAGTTTACGGCATCGCCATCCCCATTTATGCATTGGTTAAATCCTATTGTGAAAAGTGTAGAAACGGGTGCATTAGAATTTGAATACCGGATTCGCCCCGAGTGGCTCAATCCCATTGGAAATCTGCACGGCGGTGTAACTGCAGCTATTGTTGATGACGTTTTGGGTGCTACCATGTTTTCTTTAAATGAAGCATATTTTTACACCACCATCAACAATGTGATTGATTATTTTTCAACCGCAAAATCAGGGGAGACCATCATCGCAAAAACGCTTATTATCAAGAAAGGAAGGCAATTCATCAACGCAGAATGTGAGATTTGGAATGCCGATAAGACGAGATTAATTGCCAAAGGTTCTTCCAATTTATTTAAAACTGAAATAAAAAAAAATACATGA
- a CDS encoding TetR/AcrR family transcriptional regulator produces MSKAEQTRQFIIEKTAVLFNKNGFAGTSLSDMTTATGLTKGSIYGNFENKEEVMIAVFKYSSAELAKNADRAVSLETSAYDKLIAYTQFYRNNWFAISETGGCPMLNAAIETDDALPFMTSAVQDAFASWTKRLEHMIELGIEQHEFRPDINSKEYATTFLMLIEGGILLSKVTNAPQNLYWALDRIVKIINDEIVI; encoded by the coding sequence ATGTCAAAAGCAGAACAAACTCGGCAATTCATCATCGAAAAAACGGCTGTACTTTTTAATAAAAATGGATTTGCCGGAACTTCTTTATCAGATATGACCACTGCTACCGGCTTGACAAAAGGTAGTATTTATGGCAACTTTGAAAATAAAGAAGAGGTCATGATTGCTGTATTCAAATATAGTTCAGCGGAATTAGCGAAGAATGCTGATCGCGCTGTTTCCTTGGAAACCAGCGCCTACGATAAACTCATTGCATATACCCAATTTTATCGAAACAACTGGTTTGCTATTTCCGAAACCGGCGGTTGTCCCATGTTAAATGCGGCTATCGAAACAGACGATGCGCTGCCATTTATGACCTCTGCCGTTCAAGATGCTTTTGCCAGTTGGACTAAAAGATTGGAGCATATGATTGAATTGGGAATAGAACAACATGAATTTCGTCCAGATATCAATTCAAAAGAATACGCAACCACCTTTTTAATGTTGATTGAAGGCGGAATTTTGCTTTCAAAAGTAACGAATGCACCCCAAAATTTATATTGGGCTTTAGATCGGATTGTAAAAATTATCAATGATGAAATCGTCATCTAA
- a CDS encoding class IIb bacteriocin, lactobin A/cerein 7B family: MNNLELKTIGVQEMDMNEMVQVDGGIIPVLALGFAAGTFSLALGYYAGKALYYATH; encoded by the coding sequence ATGAATAATTTAGAATTAAAAACGATCGGCGTCCAAGAAATGGATATGAACGAAATGGTACAGGTTGATGGAGGTATAATTCCTGTACTTGCTCTAGGTTTTGCTGCAGGAACTTTTTCTTTGGCTTTAGGTTATTATGCTGGTAAAGCATTATATTATGCAACTCATTAA
- a CDS encoding helix-turn-helix domain-containing protein, producing MSKHKIGTFIREKRETLKISQEAVAYHLEMSQAAYSKIERNETKVKVDQVYKIAEYFGISIYELLPPSLASDFTGENIFGLVYQYLLVGIRKIKSTLK from the coding sequence ATGTCAAAACATAAGATTGGAACTTTCATTAGGGAGAAGAGAGAAACGCTCAAAATATCGCAAGAAGCAGTTGCTTATCATCTGGAGATGTCGCAAGCCGCGTATTCAAAAATTGAAAGGAATGAAACAAAAGTAAAAGTAGATCAGGTCTACAAAATTGCCGAGTATTTTGGTATCAGTATTTACGAACTTTTACCACCATCACTGGCCAGTGATTTTACCGGAGAAAACATTTTTGGTTTAGTATATCAATACCTACTTGTAGGAATAAGGAAAATCAAATCCACATTAAAATAG
- a CDS encoding IPT/TIG domain-containing protein, which translates to MKTKSIAKIFLFWIPIFCLGILIGCKEKEVIEPIDYSPVQLKTTSFSNLAGKTVTLKGNISRLNGMPVEDYGFIIQKIKENEKEIVVSIGSKVSVGEVTLQYQHSSNFELGDRYRYTLYVKTKNGFYRGESNIFEVDGIKIDLLQLKLVPNNDKITVTGDFQFLTENIKMYYQHQYQQEVQLPFQVSSDRKSLTFTLPKSGKFYHGNTVSIFLQIRDQSGYQTNREVASIQILGSLNPPAQTKIYLNEPIQLTGIAVNGDAIPFSAPFYILINGKKIEYRSQIYLHEIEGLKGSKFQLGYYNGKDSVVFKDSIELIKPLGSNIHFERKVIHSPSLMNINGIDLYTYIMNPDQPKYYLGKHSLPHYFNSSYETQSFTVRNIPDGVYNFSYSSPFYSVTSTEQVEVRNLKWDTPANTTRYVGEPFTITGNFIDGHGYSIIGNGIGEGAIAQNGQISFIIPGYVIGETEIQIGYGVNINYNESYYAPKKQKLYIHDFQVDNISPLKGYPGDVVTIKGKGLLYIQTTLGGAYANSIYRSTDEIRFIIPAFAPKGKSAIEMKLNGTTVKYKDLFEVL; encoded by the coding sequence ATGAAAACAAAATCTATAGCTAAAATTTTCTTATTCTGGATTCCTATATTCTGTCTGGGGATACTTATTGGATGTAAAGAAAAAGAAGTCATTGAGCCTATTGACTACAGCCCTGTACAATTGAAAACAACCTCTTTTAGTAACTTGGCAGGAAAAACGGTTACTTTAAAAGGGAATATTTCTCGATTAAATGGAATGCCGGTGGAAGATTATGGATTTATAATCCAAAAGATAAAAGAAAATGAAAAAGAAATTGTCGTCAGCATTGGAAGCAAAGTTTCCGTCGGTGAGGTCACATTGCAGTATCAACATAGCAGCAATTTCGAATTAGGCGATCGTTATCGTTATACACTATATGTCAAAACTAAAAACGGATTCTATCGTGGCGAAAGTAATATTTTTGAAGTAGATGGAATTAAAATAGATCTTTTACAGCTAAAATTAGTTCCCAATAACGATAAAATAACCGTTACCGGCGATTTCCAATTTCTCACGGAAAACATTAAGATGTATTATCAACATCAATACCAACAGGAGGTCCAGCTACCTTTTCAAGTTTCTAGCGACCGTAAAAGCCTTACCTTTACCTTGCCAAAGTCGGGCAAATTCTATCATGGCAATACTGTATCTATTTTCTTGCAGATCAGGGATCAATCGGGCTATCAAACCAATAGAGAAGTCGCCAGTATTCAGATCTTGGGCTCGTTAAATCCGCCTGCACAAACTAAGATCTATCTCAACGAACCTATACAACTCACCGGGATAGCGGTAAATGGAGATGCAATACCATTTTCTGCCCCATTTTATATCCTGATCAATGGAAAAAAAATAGAATACAGATCACAGATTTATCTTCATGAGATCGAAGGGCTAAAAGGATCTAAATTTCAATTGGGTTATTACAATGGAAAAGACTCGGTCGTCTTCAAAGATTCCATAGAACTGATCAAGCCCCTTGGCAGTAATATCCACTTTGAAAGAAAGGTCATTCATTCTCCCTCTTTAATGAATATAAACGGTATCGATCTGTACACCTACATTATGAATCCCGATCAACCCAAGTATTATCTAGGCAAACATAGCTTACCGCATTATTTTAACAGTTCTTATGAAACTCAATCATTTACTGTGCGTAATATTCCAGATGGTGTTTACAATTTTAGTTACAGCAGTCCTTTTTATAGCGTAACTAGTACAGAGCAAGTGGAAGTTAGAAACTTGAAATGGGATACACCTGCCAATACAACACGATATGTCGGCGAGCCATTTACAATAACCGGTAATTTTATTGATGGTCACGGATATTCCATTATCGGAAATGGGATCGGAGAAGGTGCTATCGCTCAAAATGGTCAAATATCTTTCATCATTCCGGGCTACGTCATCGGAGAAACAGAAATTCAGATAGGATATGGTGTAAATATCAATTACAATGAAAGTTATTATGCCCCTAAAAAGCAAAAGCTGTATATACACGATTTTCAGGTCGATAACATATCACCACTCAAGGGCTATCCAGGAGATGTTGTAACCATTAAAGGTAAGGGATTGCTCTACATACAAACCACTCTAGGAGGAGCATATGCCAATAGTATCTATCGAAGCACTGATGAAATTCGTTTTATTATTCCAGCCTTTGCGCCAAAAGGAAAATCCGCGATTGAAATGAAATTAAATGGTACGACAGTAAAATATAAGGACCTTTTCGAAGTTTTATAG
- a CDS encoding IPT/TIG domain-containing protein: MNFSNLNSPLSKLRTRHYICCVLTFLLFSCAKEVIIVPPDTNATEVVILSPESNTSNNLIFSAEVRYLNNSDSIQSHGFIVDGISGETYIKKEYSISTPLKAGRITFKVPDPEIYKEGTYFLYKYFINTKKGIYTSKLNQFVVSNLKVQAKDNLIMAIGETVTVDGEFTNIENNYDLVYSYYTYEEFKIPFEIINAGKSIRFQIPEGLEQGNNVTFRLVSKDQKGPQLAAIVANAFIVAKLSLPSTYSYYFNDVVNLPYTTKNYYDNNGLQVFIGNVFLKHSEYLRISDFILHQKGKSFPMGYTNGRDTVTFPQPLNLIEPDPNDFIVKPDYVHPGTTFEVSGPDPAKFNFYGYVTVGDKRAYYLQEGSASKKGELSIGDLPDGEYPMEMTNYHFSYKSNNKIKVRKVNISSISPSASYTGDIITLKGLFIKGRSYTLEIDKTSAAYSSCTTNGEITFEIPLMKAGNYQVKVQHFSEIGSTRPSNTVSLEIKRTIINSIYPLRAKSGSLITIEGNGMNGYKAQIADVEVRHTLSQNNKIQFKIPDDLPKGKYRINISDTAFDFDNTVSATEYLEIY; encoded by the coding sequence ATGAATTTTTCCAATTTAAATAGTCCCTTAAGCAAGTTAAGAACTAGACATTATATATGTTGTGTTCTAACATTTTTATTGTTTTCCTGCGCAAAGGAAGTGATCATTGTCCCTCCAGATACAAACGCAACAGAAGTAGTCATTTTGTCACCAGAAAGCAATACTAGCAATAATCTGATCTTCTCCGCCGAAGTCAGGTATTTAAACAATAGTGATTCGATCCAATCGCATGGTTTTATAGTCGATGGGATAAGCGGAGAGACTTACATTAAAAAAGAATATTCCATATCAACACCTTTAAAAGCAGGCCGAATCACGTTTAAAGTTCCTGATCCAGAGATTTATAAAGAGGGTACATATTTCCTGTATAAATATTTTATAAATACAAAAAAGGGAATTTACACCAGTAAATTAAATCAATTTGTGGTAAGTAACCTCAAAGTGCAGGCGAAAGATAATCTCATAATGGCCATTGGCGAAACCGTAACCGTCGATGGAGAGTTTACCAATATCGAAAATAATTACGACCTGGTATATTCCTATTATACTTACGAAGAATTTAAGATACCCTTTGAAATTATTAATGCAGGAAAAAGCATACGTTTTCAAATTCCCGAAGGATTAGAGCAGGGAAACAATGTCACATTCAGACTGGTTAGCAAGGATCAAAAAGGACCACAGTTGGCTGCCATCGTCGCAAATGCCTTTATAGTTGCAAAATTATCGTTACCATCCACTTACAGTTATTACTTTAATGATGTTGTTAATTTACCATATACAACAAAAAATTATTATGATAACAATGGATTGCAGGTATTTATCGGAAATGTTTTTTTAAAACATTCGGAATACTTACGCATTTCTGATTTTATCCTCCATCAAAAAGGCAAGTCTTTCCCTATGGGTTATACCAATGGACGAGATACGGTCACTTTTCCACAGCCCCTAAATCTTATTGAGCCAGATCCCAATGATTTTATTGTAAAACCCGATTATGTGCATCCCGGGACAACATTTGAAGTGTCAGGACCAGATCCTGCCAAATTTAATTTCTATGGTTATGTCACTGTAGGAGATAAACGTGCCTATTACTTGCAAGAAGGCAGTGCTTCTAAAAAAGGAGAATTGAGTATAGGCGACCTTCCAGATGGTGAATATCCAATGGAAATGACCAATTACCACTTCAGCTATAAAAGCAACAACAAGATTAAAGTAAGAAAAGTAAATATTTCTTCAATCAGCCCCAGTGCAAGTTATACCGGAGATATCATAACCTTGAAAGGTTTATTTATCAAGGGCAGATCTTATACATTAGAAATAGATAAAACATCTGCTGCCTATTCAAGTTGCACCACTAACGGTGAAATAACTTTTGAAATCCCATTGATGAAAGCAGGAAATTATCAAGTCAAAGTGCAGCATTTTAGTGAGATCGGATCGACAAGACCATCCAATACCGTATCTTTGGAGATCAAGCGCACAATTATTAATTCTATATATCCTCTACGCGCTAAAAGTGGAAGTCTAATTACAATTGAAGGTAATGGAATGAATGGCTACAAAGCACAAATTGCTGATGTTGAAGTCCGTCATACCCTATCTCAAAACAACAAAATACAATTTAAAATACCGGATGACTTACCAAAAGGTAAATACAGAATAAACATTAGTGATACTGCTTTCGATTTCGACAATACAGTTTCAGCTACAGAATATCTTGAAATCTATTAA